The Fusarium keratoplasticum isolate Fu6.1 chromosome 8, whole genome shotgun sequence genome includes a region encoding these proteins:
- a CDS encoding DUF1681 domain-containing protein — MELLDPATGTPLPSDAIQRILFVANAVHVYNIPPLTSTKGYSASAWTADPKRHIFTARLRILETAYESPSSENKLKVDAVLEDASTGQLFAAAPYTAAAVVEPVLDSSRFFALTVRDPQGRRAVLGIGFEERSEAFDLSIALQEARKALGWEGEQSRPAAKKEEEEKRDYSLKDGETITVSFGGSKFGRRKQQSSPAGGSSSGDLQSFALPPPPPGPGGAKGFSLPPPPSSQDVKQQKQQSAKDLGFDDGQFGEFA, encoded by the coding sequence ATGGAGCTCCTAGACCCCGCCACAGGCACTCCCCTCCCGAGTGACGCCATCCAGcgcatcctcttcgtcgCCAACGCCGTCCACGTCTACAACATCCCTCCTCTGACGTCTACAAAGGGCTACTCTGCCAGCGCCTGGACCGCCGATCCCAAGCGGCACATCTTCACCGCCCGGCTGCGCATCCTCGAGACCGCGTACGAGTCGCCCTCGTCCGagaacaagctcaaggttgacGCCGTGCTCGAGGACGCCTCTACTGGGCAGCTGTTTGCCGCTGCGCCTTACACCGCTGCCGCTGTTGTTGAGCCTGTGCTGGATAGTAGCCGATTCTTTGCTCTTACGGTGAGGGATCCGCAGGGTAGGCGCGCGGTGTTGGGTATTGGGTTTGAGGAACGCAGTGAGGCATTCGATCTATCCATTGCCCTGCAGGAGGCTCGCAAAGCTCTCGGCTGGGAAGGCGAGCAAAGTCGACCAGCGGctaagaaggaggaggaagagaaacGGGACTACAGCCTGAAGGATGGTGAGACCATCACAGTGAGCTTCGGCGGCTCCAAGTTTGGCAGGCGGAAGCAGCAGAGTTCGCCAGCGGGAGGATCCAGCTCGGGAGACTTGCAGTCCTTTGCGcttccgccgccgccgccaggACCAGGAGGTGCTAAGGGCTTCTcgctgccgcctccgccgAGCTCGCAGGATGtgaagcagcagaagcagcagtCGGCCAAGGATCTAGGGTTTGACGACGGTCAATTTGGAGAGTTTGCgtaa
- a CDS encoding EIF-2B GDP-GTP exchange factor subunit alpha, translated as MATVEATPAAPAEQQEQPSSTSDFDIVSTYRGLLESDPHLTKPVAAIESLIALLNAHPSTTVFETLEMVKVHSDRLKDSVANPVPLSAGTDLFLQYLVSSLRQQDGSFDAVRQHLLRNGRLFAARANAAREGIADAGWRLVREGQCILTHGASRSVVGILERAVQDLGAAKFKVIYVREETRVEESDRVVRELREKGIPVAEIAEASVAYVMGLLRQVNMVIVGAEAVTSNGGIISRMGTLQISKLAAQASVPFYVAVETHKFARKFVMDQRDIGFKQDVLDFSVNTKSKQPVDAVDFTPPDLISKLITENGIKLPGYVFEQLLDIYGSLNS; from the exons ATGGCGACCGTCGAAGCAACCC CCGCCGCTCCGGCCGAGCAGCAGGAAcagccatcttcaacctcggACTTTGA CATCGTGTCAACCTACCGCGGCCTCCTCGAATCGGACCCCCACCTCACCAAGCccgtcgccgccatcgagTCCCTCATCGCGCTGCTAAACGCCCACCCCTCGACGACAGTCTTTGAGACTctcgagatggtcaaggTCCACTCTGACCGTCTCAAGGACTCTGTCGCCAACCCCGTGCCTCTATCCGCCGGAACGGACCTCTTCTTGCAGTACCTTGTTTCGTCTCTACGCCAGCAGGACGGCAGCTTCGATGCGGTGCGACAGCATTTGCTCCGTAACGGTCGCCTCTTCGCGGCGAGGGCTAACGCCGCTCGTGAAGGTATTGCCGACGCGGGGTGGAGGCTCGTCCGCGAGGGGCAGTGCATTCTCACGCACGGGGCCTCACGATCAGTCGTGGGAATCCTGGAGCGCGCGGTGCAGGATCTCGGGgctgccaagttcaaggtcaTCTACGTCCGCGAGGAAACGCGCGTGGAGGAGAGTGACCGCGTCGTCCGCGAGCTCCGTGAGAAGGGAATTCCAGTTGCTGAGATCGCAGAGGCCTCGGTTGCCTACGTCATGGGTCTGCTGCGGCAGGTCAACATGGTAATTGTCGGTGCCGAGGCCGTCACCTCCAACGGTGGCATCATTTCTCGTATGGGAACCCTGCAAATCTCCAAGTTGGCTGCCCAGGCTAGCGTGCCCTTTTATGTCGCCGTCGAGACGCACAAGTTTGCCCGCAAGTTTGTCATGGACCAGCGAGACATTGGCTTCAAGCAGGACGTGCTCGACTTTTccgtcaacaccaagagcaagcagcccgtcgatgccgtcgacTTTACA CCCCCTgacctcatctccaagctcatcacaGAGAACGGTATTAAGCTTCCTGGCTACGTGTttgagcagctcctcgaTATCTACGGTAGCTTGAACAGCTGA